From a region of the Streptomyces sp. NBC_01454 genome:
- a CDS encoding NAD(P)/FAD-dependent oxidoreductase: MDHIVLVGASAAGLAAADTLRREGFTGKLTMIGEELRPPYDRPPLSKQVLAGDWEPHRSTLRQEDDLQRLRLTLRLGCRATGLDPAERTVRLADGDRLGYDGLLITTGLRPRRLPFGHDLAGVHVLRTLDETLTLRAQLLTGPRVVVIGAGFLGSEIAATTRGLGLDVALVDIGPTPLAGQVGSWAGGLLGDMHRDHGVRLHMRRQVTGLTGENGRVSAVTLDDGTRLPADVVVVAIGSVPATDWLAGSGLPLGDGVLCDSTCRAAPGVYAAGDVANWPHPVAGGRVRLEQRTNATEQAIAAARNLLAGPGDAVPYAPIPFGWTDQYDAKIQTYGWCPPDATVEVVEGDPRAGKFVALYKTDGRTVGALGWNSARALRGYRGRLVEAGAPA, encoded by the coding sequence TTGGACCACATCGTCCTGGTGGGGGCCTCGGCCGCTGGTCTTGCCGCGGCCGACACCCTGCGGCGCGAGGGCTTCACCGGGAAGCTGACCATGATCGGCGAGGAGCTGCGGCCGCCCTACGACCGGCCGCCGCTGTCCAAACAGGTACTGGCCGGCGACTGGGAACCGCACCGGTCCACCCTGCGCCAGGAGGACGACCTCCAACGGCTGCGGCTCACCCTGCGGTTGGGCTGCCGGGCGACCGGTCTGGACCCGGCGGAACGCACCGTGCGCCTGGCGGACGGGGACCGGCTGGGCTACGACGGCCTGCTCATCACCACCGGGCTGCGCCCCCGCCGGCTGCCCTTCGGCCACGACCTGGCCGGGGTGCACGTCCTGCGCACCCTGGACGAGACCCTCACCCTGCGCGCCCAGCTGCTGACCGGGCCCCGCGTCGTGGTGATCGGTGCCGGCTTCCTCGGCAGCGAGATCGCCGCCACCACCCGCGGTCTCGGTCTGGACGTCGCCCTCGTCGACATCGGGCCGACGCCGCTGGCCGGCCAAGTCGGCAGCTGGGCGGGCGGTTTGCTGGGGGACATGCATCGTGACCACGGTGTCCGCCTGCACATGCGCCGCCAGGTCACCGGCCTGACCGGCGAGAACGGGCGGGTCAGCGCGGTGACGCTGGACGACGGCACCCGGCTGCCCGCCGACGTGGTCGTGGTGGCCATCGGATCGGTGCCGGCCACCGATTGGCTGGCCGGTTCCGGGCTCCCGCTGGGCGACGGGGTGCTCTGCGACAGCACCTGCCGGGCGGCGCCCGGGGTGTACGCGGCGGGGGACGTCGCCAACTGGCCGCACCCCGTGGCCGGCGGCCGGGTCCGCCTCGAACAGCGCACCAACGCCACCGAGCAGGCCATCGCCGCCGCCCGCAATCTCCTCGCCGGGCCGGGGGACGCGGTGCCCTACGCACCGATCCCGTTCGGCTGGACCGACCAGTACGACGCCAAGATACAAACCTACGGATGGTGTCCCCCGGACGCGACGGTCGAGGTCGTCGAAGGGGATCCGCGGGCAGGCAAGTTCGTCGCGCTCTACAAGACGGACGGCCGCACGGTGGGCGCGCTCGGCTGGAACAGCGCACGCGCCCTGCGCGGGTACCGCGGCCGGCTCGTCGAGGCCGGCGCCCCCGCCTGA
- a CDS encoding ferredoxin, whose translation MKILIDEDKCVGAGQCVLSAADVFDQRDEDGIVVLLDDRPPHSSLAQVKEAAARCPALAIEVVE comes from the coding sequence ATGAAGATCCTCATTGACGAGGACAAGTGCGTCGGCGCGGGCCAGTGCGTGCTGTCGGCCGCCGACGTCTTCGACCAGCGGGACGAGGACGGCATCGTCGTCCTGCTCGACGACCGCCCGCCGCACTCGTCGCTGGCTCAGGTCAAGGAGGCGGCCGCCCGTTGCCCCGCGCTGGCGATCGAGGTGGTGGAGTAG
- a CDS encoding cytochrome P450, with translation MTHTQPLDEQPLTEQPLSSQPTARTCPFNPPEEYRTLRAEDPISRVTLPDGVPGWLVTRYEDVRTVLTDPRFSSKRGRAGGPPTLDGPPPAPLPGMFIGMDAPEHTRFRRLLTGQFTVRRMRQLTPAVEQIVADQLDLMAEAEGPVDLVQAFALPVPSLVICELLGVPYADREEFQRYSATIIRIDATPEEFQEAMQALRAYIRRLAVAKRENPTDDLLGSLVQSGDLTDEELAGVGALLLLAGHETTANMIALSTMCLLRNPEQLAALRADPSLMDGAVEELLRFLTIVQFGPRRTALEDIELNGHHIKAGSLVVASVMSGNRDAEHFTGDPEELDLDRPYSPHLAFGHGIHQCLGQQLARVEVGAALSALLQRFPDLRLAVPVEEVPMRDNMIVYGVRELPVTW, from the coding sequence GTGACGCACACCCAGCCCCTCGACGAACAGCCTCTCACCGAGCAGCCCCTCAGCAGTCAACCCACCGCCCGCACCTGCCCGTTCAACCCTCCGGAGGAGTACCGGACGCTGCGTGCGGAGGACCCGATCAGCCGGGTGACCCTCCCGGACGGGGTGCCCGGCTGGCTGGTCACCCGGTACGAGGACGTACGGACGGTCCTCACCGACCCGCGGTTCAGCTCGAAGCGCGGCCGGGCCGGTGGCCCCCCGACGCTGGACGGGCCGCCGCCCGCGCCCCTCCCCGGGATGTTCATCGGGATGGACGCACCGGAGCACACCCGCTTCCGGCGGCTGCTCACCGGGCAGTTCACCGTGCGCCGGATGCGGCAGCTGACCCCGGCCGTGGAGCAGATCGTCGCCGATCAGCTGGACCTCATGGCCGAGGCCGAGGGCCCGGTCGATCTCGTCCAGGCCTTCGCGCTGCCGGTTCCTTCGCTGGTGATCTGCGAACTGCTCGGGGTGCCGTACGCCGACCGCGAGGAGTTCCAGCGGTACTCGGCCACGATCATCCGGATCGATGCGACCCCCGAGGAATTCCAGGAGGCCATGCAGGCACTGCGTGCGTACATCCGCCGGCTCGCGGTCGCCAAGCGCGAGAACCCCACCGACGACCTCCTCGGCTCACTGGTGCAGTCCGGCGACCTGACCGACGAGGAACTGGCCGGTGTCGGGGCGCTGTTGCTGCTCGCCGGGCACGAGACGACCGCGAACATGATCGCGCTGAGCACCATGTGCCTGCTGCGCAACCCCGAGCAGCTGGCCGCACTGCGCGCCGACCCGTCCCTCATGGACGGCGCGGTGGAGGAGCTGCTGCGCTTCCTGACCATCGTTCAGTTCGGCCCCCGGCGCACGGCGCTGGAGGACATCGAGCTGAACGGCCACCACATCAAGGCGGGCAGCCTGGTGGTCGCCTCCGTGATGTCCGGGAACCGGGACGCGGAGCATTTCACCGGCGACCCGGAAGAGCTGGACCTGGACCGGCCGTACAGCCCGCACCTGGCGTTCGGCCACGGCATCCACCAGTGCCTGGGCCAGCAGCTGGCCCGGGTGGAGGTGGGCGCGGCCCTGTCCGCACTGCTGCAGCGGTTCCCTGACCTGCGGCTGGCGGTCCCGGTGGAGGAGGTGCCCATGCGCGACAACATGATCGTCTACGGCGTCCGCGAACTGCCCGTCACCTGGTAG
- a CDS encoding DUF3159 domain-containing protein, giving the protein MAPEPHHADEDADALRAAARERLRAAVVDVAPVFGFTVSFALTHRLALALTLAFTAGAGVSIYRLVRRKPAWRALTVLGLVCVQGAVAARTGEATDFFLPSLILHGATVTANAVMLLLRWPLMGVAVGLVTKEGTGWRRCTVRRRAYAHGSLVVLGSGLVTLTVQLSLYLSDQAIVLGFFDSVGPLVLALSVLLGWRVYRHSLGTHRCDTHDPMNAPSTTSLPLERTLP; this is encoded by the coding sequence GTGGCCCCTGAACCACACCACGCGGACGAGGACGCGGATGCCCTCCGGGCAGCCGCACGCGAGCGGCTGCGTGCGGCGGTGGTCGATGTCGCGCCCGTATTCGGATTCACCGTGAGCTTCGCCCTCACCCACCGGCTGGCCCTCGCGCTGACACTCGCCTTCACAGCGGGGGCCGGCGTCAGCATCTACCGCCTGGTGCGCAGGAAACCGGCGTGGCGCGCGCTGACGGTCCTGGGCCTGGTCTGTGTCCAGGGGGCGGTGGCCGCACGGACCGGGGAGGCCACCGACTTCTTCCTGCCGAGCCTGATCCTGCACGGCGCGACGGTCACCGCGAACGCCGTGATGCTGCTGCTCAGGTGGCCGCTGATGGGCGTGGCGGTGGGGCTGGTCACCAAGGAAGGAACCGGCTGGCGCCGCTGCACGGTGCGACGCCGGGCCTACGCCCACGGCAGCCTGGTCGTCCTCGGCAGCGGTCTCGTGACGCTGACGGTCCAGCTGTCGCTGTACCTGTCCGACCAGGCCATCGTGCTCGGCTTCTTCGACAGCGTCGGGCCGCTCGTCCTCGCCCTGTCCGTACTGCTCGGCTGGCGCGTCTACCGGCACTCGCTCGGTACGCACCGCTGCGACACCCACGACCCCATGAACGCCCCGTCCACGACATCCCTCCCGCTGGAAAGGACCCTCCCGTGA
- a CDS encoding CehA/McbA family metallohydrolase, producing MERREVLRLSAVAGATGALTLGRVSFADAAPADGRPGGGPGEQTRRVTGHLPTGAPDFVHLPVEVPPGVREIAVSYTYDRPAVPEGTAGNACDIGIFDERGTALGGAGFRGWSGGARTEFFLRADEATPGYLPGPVNAGIWHLALGPYTVAPQGLSYDVTVTLRYGPRGHTPVPVYPPERARGRGRAWYRGDSHLHSVHSDGKRTPAEIAALARAAGLDFLTTTEHNTTSSHRAWEGLWGDDLLILTGEEITTRNGHVVAMGTDPGVFIDWRYRARDNAFGKYARAVRRAGGLVIPAHPHATCIGCNWKFGLNDADAVEVWNGPYTPDDEVTLAEWDNTLVAHIQGRADWLPAVGHSDAHRDPDVVGLPQTVVLADDLSRRALQDGIRAGRVWIAESAKIDLAFSVTGAHGEHAGIGERLDVPGTSEVTAQLKVTGAPGCTASFITDQGRLHTAPLPPSGAGTLSWRTTPDNAAYIRAEVRHPATTPGFPGPMAAMTNPVFVGRWG from the coding sequence ATGGAACGACGCGAGGTCCTGAGACTTTCGGCGGTTGCGGGCGCGACGGGCGCGCTTACGCTCGGACGTGTGAGCTTCGCCGACGCGGCACCCGCGGACGGGCGGCCCGGAGGCGGGCCCGGTGAGCAGACCCGTCGGGTCACCGGCCATCTGCCCACGGGCGCACCGGACTTCGTCCATCTGCCCGTCGAAGTCCCCCCTGGCGTCCGTGAGATCGCCGTCTCCTACACCTATGACCGGCCGGCCGTCCCCGAGGGCACGGCCGGCAACGCCTGCGACATCGGCATCTTCGACGAGCGGGGCACCGCCCTCGGTGGCGCCGGCTTCCGCGGCTGGTCGGGCGGGGCGCGTACGGAGTTCTTCCTGCGCGCCGACGAGGCCACCCCGGGCTATCTCCCGGGTCCCGTCAACGCCGGTATCTGGCACCTCGCCCTCGGCCCGTACACGGTCGCGCCGCAGGGGCTGTCCTACGACGTCACGGTCACCCTGCGGTACGGCCCCCGGGGCCACACCCCGGTTCCCGTTTATCCGCCCGAGCGCGCCCGGGGCCGCGGCCGCGCCTGGTACCGCGGCGACAGCCATCTGCACTCCGTGCACTCCGACGGCAAGCGCACGCCCGCCGAGATCGCCGCGCTGGCCCGCGCCGCCGGGCTGGACTTCCTCACCACCACCGAGCACAACACCACCTCCTCGCATCGCGCCTGGGAGGGCCTGTGGGGCGATGACCTGCTGATCCTCACCGGCGAGGAGATCACCACCCGCAACGGTCACGTGGTGGCGATGGGCACCGACCCCGGGGTCTTCATCGACTGGCGCTACCGTGCCCGCGACAACGCCTTCGGCAAGTACGCCCGTGCCGTACGGCGGGCCGGCGGCCTGGTCATCCCCGCGCATCCGCACGCCACCTGCATCGGCTGCAACTGGAAGTTCGGGCTGAACGACGCCGATGCGGTGGAGGTGTGGAACGGCCCGTACACCCCCGATGACGAGGTCACCCTCGCCGAGTGGGACAACACCCTGGTGGCTCACATCCAGGGCCGCGCCGACTGGCTGCCGGCCGTCGGTCACAGCGACGCCCACCGCGATCCGGATGTCGTCGGCCTGCCACAGACCGTGGTGCTCGCCGACGACCTCTCCCGCCGCGCCCTGCAGGACGGCATCCGGGCGGGCCGCGTCTGGATCGCCGAGTCCGCGAAGATCGACCTGGCCTTCTCCGTCACCGGCGCGCACGGCGAACACGCCGGGATCGGCGAGCGCCTGGACGTCCCGGGCACCTCCGAGGTCACCGCCCAGCTGAAGGTCACCGGCGCCCCGGGCTGCACGGCCTCCTTCATCACCGACCAGGGACGGCTGCACACGGCCCCCCTCCCGCCCTCGGGCGCCGGCACCCTCAGCTGGCGGACCACCCCCGACAACGCCGCCTACATACGCGCGGAGGTCCGCCACCCCGCCACCACCCCGGGCTTCCCGGGGCCGATGGCCGCGATGACCAACCCGGTGTTCGTGGGGCGCTGGGGCTGA
- a CDS encoding TIGR03619 family F420-dependent LLM class oxidoreductase, with amino-acid sequence MRIATTIFLTDETIRPDRLGHELEQRGFAGLYLPEHTHIPVSRDTPAPMGEPLPREYGRTLDPFIALGQAAAVTERLALGTGITLVGQHDPVDLAKQVATLDFLSGGRFTLGIGYGWNVEEAADHGVEWSTRRELARDRVALMRALWAGEPTAYQGAFGSVRASLAHPKPVHGAPRILLGGAAGPKLFGQIAAYADGWLPIGGRGLTETVPALRQAWTDAGRTGEPVVVPYAVRPSPGKLAYYRELGLEEVVLQLPAAGEAEVLRTLDDFAQYL; translated from the coding sequence ATGCGGATCGCGACCACGATCTTCCTGACGGACGAGACGATCCGGCCGGACCGGCTGGGCCACGAGCTGGAGCAGCGCGGATTCGCCGGGCTCTACCTCCCCGAGCACACCCACATCCCCGTCAGCCGCGACACCCCCGCCCCCATGGGCGAACCCCTGCCCCGCGAATACGGCCGCACCCTCGACCCGTTCATCGCGCTAGGCCAGGCCGCCGCGGTCACCGAGCGGCTCGCCCTGGGCACCGGCATCACCCTCGTCGGCCAGCACGATCCGGTCGACCTCGCCAAGCAGGTCGCCACCCTCGACTTCCTCTCCGGGGGCCGCTTCACCCTCGGCATCGGCTATGGATGGAACGTCGAGGAGGCCGCCGACCACGGGGTGGAATGGTCGACCCGGCGGGAGCTGGCCCGTGACCGGGTGGCGCTGATGCGCGCCCTGTGGGCCGGGGAACCGACCGCGTACCAGGGCGCATTCGGCTCCGTACGGGCATCCCTCGCGCACCCCAAGCCGGTGCACGGCGCGCCGCGCATCCTGCTCGGCGGCGCGGCCGGGCCCAAGCTCTTCGGGCAGATCGCGGCCTACGCGGACGGGTGGCTGCCGATCGGCGGGCGGGGACTGACCGAGACCGTGCCGGCGCTCCGGCAGGCGTGGACGGACGCCGGGCGCACCGGCGAGCCGGTCGTGGTGCCGTACGCGGTCCGCCCCTCGCCCGGGAAGCTGGCGTACTACCGCGAGCTGGGCCTCGAGGAAGTGGTCCTGCAGTTGCCGGCGGCCGGCGAGGCGGAAGTCCTGCGGACGCTCGATGACTTCGCGCAGTATCTGTGA
- a CDS encoding VOC family protein codes for MPRLDHTIVHSTDRFASARFLADLLGAPEPKAYGPFAALKLDNGVALDYAEHVAGGREFVPTHYAFLVTEEEFDAIFARIQERELSYWADPLHSRPQEINTLDGGRGLYLNDPDGHNMEFLTRTYSEELLAGM; via the coding sequence ATGCCCCGCCTCGACCACACGATCGTGCACAGCACCGACCGGTTCGCCTCCGCCAGGTTCCTGGCCGATCTGCTCGGCGCGCCCGAACCGAAGGCGTACGGCCCCTTCGCCGCCCTCAAGCTGGACAACGGGGTGGCCCTCGACTACGCGGAGCATGTCGCCGGCGGCCGTGAGTTCGTCCCCACGCACTATGCGTTCCTGGTGACCGAGGAGGAGTTCGACGCGATCTTCGCGCGCATACAGGAGCGTGAGCTGTCCTACTGGGCCGATCCCCTGCACAGCAGGCCGCAGGAGATCAACACCCTGGACGGCGGCCGGGGTCTCTACCTCAACGACCCCGACGGTCACAACATGGAGTTCCTGACCCGGACCTACTCCGAGGAGTTGCTGGCCGGTATGTAG
- a CDS encoding bifunctional FO biosynthesis protein CofGH, whose protein sequence is MRRALKRARDGVALDAGEAAVLLQARGEDLRDLCASAARVRDAGLEAAGRPGVITYSRGVFLPLTRLCRDTCHYCTFVTVPGKLRRDGHGMFMSPDEVLDIARRGAEMGCKEALFTLGDKPEERWPEAREWLEAHGYDDTLSYVRAMAIRVLEETGLLPHLNPGVLSWTDFQRLKPVAPSLGMMLETTAERLWSEPGGPHHGSPDKEPAVRLRVLEDAGRSNVPFTTGLLIGIGETYEERAESLFALRRIQRAYHGIQELIMQNFRAKPDTAMRGMPDAELEELAATIAVARHLMGPSTRIQAPPNLVDGAYALLIDAGIDDWGGVSPLTLDHVNPERPWPQIEELAARCAAAGFELRERLPIYPEFLQRGEPWLDPRLLPHVRALADPETGLAVEDAPVVGRPWQEPDEGFTMSSSGRTDLHHTIDTEGRTTDRRDDFDEVYGDWEALREAAAPGMVPERIDADVRQALSQAADDPTRLTDAEALALLHADGPALDALCTIADTLRRDTVGDDVTYIVTRNINFTNVCYTGCRFCAFAQRRTDADAYTLSLSQVADRAEQAWDVGAVEVCMQGGIHPDLPGTAYFDIARAVKERVPGMHVHAFSPMEVVNGATRTGLSIREWLTEARAAGLGSLPGTAAEILDDEVRWILTKGKLPTATWVEVIKTAHELGIRSSSTMMYGHVDQPRHWLGHLRLLAQIQQETGGFTEFVTLPFIHTNAPVYLAGIARPGPTTRDNRAVTAMARLLLHPHLTNIQTSWVKLGTEGAAEMLRSGANDLGGTLMEETISRMAGSSYGSYRSIQDLIAIADLAGRPARPRTTTYGPVPEERRTAALASDGHLPELLPVVE, encoded by the coding sequence ATGCGCCGTGCGCTCAAGCGGGCCCGGGACGGAGTGGCGCTGGACGCCGGCGAGGCCGCGGTGCTGCTGCAGGCCCGCGGCGAGGACCTGCGGGACCTGTGCGCCTCCGCGGCCCGGGTGCGGGACGCCGGCCTGGAGGCCGCGGGCCGCCCCGGAGTCATCACCTATTCGCGTGGCGTCTTCCTCCCCCTGACGCGGCTGTGCCGGGACACGTGCCACTACTGCACCTTCGTCACCGTCCCCGGCAAGCTGCGCCGGGACGGCCACGGGATGTTCATGTCGCCCGACGAGGTGCTGGACATCGCCCGCCGCGGCGCCGAAATGGGCTGCAAGGAAGCCCTGTTCACGCTCGGCGACAAGCCGGAGGAGCGCTGGCCCGAGGCCCGCGAGTGGCTGGAGGCGCACGGCTACGACGACACGCTCTCCTATGTACGTGCCATGGCCATCCGCGTCCTGGAGGAGACGGGTCTGCTGCCGCACCTCAACCCCGGGGTGCTGTCCTGGACGGACTTCCAGCGGCTCAAGCCCGTGGCGCCCTCCCTGGGGATGATGCTGGAGACGACCGCCGAGCGCCTCTGGAGCGAGCCCGGCGGCCCGCACCACGGATCGCCCGACAAGGAACCGGCCGTCCGGCTGCGCGTCCTGGAGGACGCCGGCCGTTCCAACGTGCCCTTCACCACGGGGCTGCTCATCGGCATCGGTGAGACGTACGAGGAGCGCGCGGAGTCCCTCTTCGCGCTGCGCCGCATCCAGCGCGCGTACCACGGCATCCAGGAACTGATCATGCAGAACTTCCGCGCCAAGCCGGACACGGCGATGCGCGGAATGCCGGACGCCGAGCTGGAGGAACTCGCCGCGACGATCGCGGTGGCCCGGCACCTCATGGGCCCCTCGACCCGCATCCAGGCGCCGCCCAACCTCGTCGACGGCGCATACGCCCTGCTCATCGACGCGGGGATCGACGACTGGGGCGGCGTCTCCCCGCTGACCCTGGACCACGTCAACCCCGAGCGCCCCTGGCCGCAGATCGAGGAGCTCGCCGCGCGCTGCGCCGCGGCCGGCTTCGAGCTGCGCGAACGGCTCCCCATCTACCCGGAGTTCCTCCAGCGCGGCGAGCCCTGGCTCGACCCCCGCCTGCTGCCCCATGTCCGTGCGCTCGCCGACCCGGAGACGGGCCTGGCGGTGGAGGACGCTCCCGTGGTGGGCCGCCCCTGGCAGGAGCCCGACGAGGGCTTCACGATGAGCTCCTCGGGCCGCACCGACCTGCACCACACCATCGACACCGAGGGCCGCACGACCGACCGCCGCGACGACTTCGACGAGGTCTACGGCGACTGGGAGGCGCTGCGCGAGGCCGCCGCCCCCGGGATGGTGCCCGAGCGCATCGACGCCGACGTACGACAGGCGCTGTCACAGGCCGCGGACGACCCCACCCGGCTCACCGACGCCGAGGCGCTGGCACTGCTGCACGCCGACGGACCGGCCCTGGACGCCCTCTGCACCATCGCCGACACGCTGCGCCGCGACACCGTGGGCGACGACGTCACCTACATCGTCACCAGGAACATCAACTTCACCAACGTCTGCTACACCGGCTGCCGCTTCTGCGCGTTCGCCCAGCGCCGCACCGACGCCGACGCCTACACCCTCTCCCTCTCCCAGGTCGCCGACCGTGCCGAGCAGGCCTGGGACGTGGGCGCGGTGGAGGTGTGTATGCAGGGCGGCATCCACCCCGATCTGCCCGGCACCGCGTACTTCGACATCGCGCGGGCCGTCAAGGAACGCGTCCCCGGGATGCATGTGCACGCCTTCTCGCCCATGGAGGTCGTCAACGGCGCCACGCGCACCGGGCTGTCGATCCGCGAGTGGCTGACCGAGGCCAGGGCCGCCGGCCTGGGCTCCCTCCCCGGCACCGCCGCCGAGATCCTCGACGACGAGGTCCGCTGGATCCTCACCAAGGGCAAACTGCCCACCGCCACCTGGGTCGAGGTCATCAAGACCGCCCATGAGCTGGGCATCCGCTCGTCCTCGACGATGATGTACGGCCATGTCGACCAGCCGCGCCACTGGCTGGGGCATCTGCGGCTGCTGGCACAGATCCAGCAGGAGACCGGCGGCTTCACGGAGTTCGTCACCCTCCCCTTCATCCACACCAACGCCCCCGTCTACCTCGCCGGCATCGCCCGCCCCGGCCCCACCACGCGCGACAACCGCGCGGTGACGGCCATGGCCCGGCTGCTGCTCCACCCCCACCTCACCAACATCCAGACCAGCTGGGTCAAGCTCGGCACGGAGGGCGCCGCCGAAATGCTCCGCTCCGGCGCCAACGACCTGGGCGGCACCCTGATGGAGGAGACCATCTCCCGGATGGCGGGTTCGAGTTACGGCTCCTACCGCTCCATCCAGGACCTGATCGCCATCGCCGACCTGGCCGGCCGCCCGGCCCGCCCGCGCACCACGACCTACGGCCCGGTCCCCGAGGAACGCCGCACCGCCGCCCTCGCCTCGGACGGCCATCTGCCGGAGCTGCTGCCGGTTGTGGAGTAG
- a CDS encoding D-2-hydroxyacid dehydrogenase family protein: MTLRCAVLDDYQDIALSMADWSLLAGAVDVRTLRRPLGSEDEVVAAIGDCEIVVAMRERTPFPASLLARLPRLRLLVTSGMRNAAIDLTAAARHGVTVCGTASNTEPPVELTWALILGLARHLATESTAMRADGPWQTTLGADLHGRTLGLLGLGKIGTRVARIGRAFGMNVTAWSRNLTAERATEAGVRLAASKEELLETADFVSVHLVLGDRTRGLLGAGELRRMRPTAYLVNTSRAAIVEQSALLRALREHWIAGAGLDVFDQEPLPAGHPLRTLPNVLALPHLGYVTRRNYEGYFQQAVEDITAFLAGSPVRELG; encoded by the coding sequence ATGACGTTGCGCTGCGCCGTACTCGACGACTACCAGGACATCGCCCTCTCGATGGCCGACTGGTCCCTCCTGGCGGGCGCCGTGGACGTCCGTACGCTGCGGCGGCCCCTCGGCTCCGAGGACGAGGTGGTCGCGGCGATCGGCGACTGCGAGATCGTCGTCGCGATGCGCGAGCGCACCCCGTTCCCCGCCTCGCTCCTGGCCCGGCTGCCCCGGCTGCGGCTCCTGGTCACCTCCGGGATGCGCAATGCCGCCATCGATCTGACGGCCGCCGCCCGGCACGGCGTCACCGTCTGCGGCACCGCCAGTAACACCGAGCCGCCCGTCGAACTGACCTGGGCACTGATCCTGGGCCTCGCCCGCCACCTCGCCACCGAGAGCACCGCGATGCGCGCCGACGGGCCCTGGCAGACCACGCTCGGCGCGGATCTGCACGGCCGCACGCTCGGACTGCTCGGCCTCGGCAAGATCGGCACCCGGGTCGCCCGGATCGGCCGGGCCTTCGGCATGAACGTGACGGCCTGGAGCCGGAATCTGACCGCCGAGCGCGCCACGGAGGCGGGCGTCCGCCTCGCCGCCTCCAAGGAAGAGCTCCTGGAGACCGCCGACTTCGTCTCCGTGCACCTCGTGCTCGGCGACCGCACCCGCGGCCTGCTCGGCGCGGGAGAACTCCGGCGGATGCGGCCCACGGCGTACCTCGTCAACACCTCCCGCGCCGCCATCGTCGAGCAGTCCGCGCTGCTGCGGGCGCTGCGCGAGCACTGGATCGCCGGCGCCGGCCTGGACGTCTTCGACCAGGAGCCACTGCCCGCCGGCCACCCGCTGCGCACCCTCCCGAACGTGCTCGCCCTCCCCCACCTCGGCTATGTCACCCGCCGCAACTACGAGGGCTACTTCCAGCAGGCCGTCGAGGACATCACCGCCTTCCTGGCGGGCAGCCCGGTCCGCGAACTGGGCTGA
- a CDS encoding ADP-ribosylglycohydrolase family protein translates to MSAAGGGAIWGRAEQQDFRSRVRGCLLGGALGDALGAGIEFDALDAIRTAHGQEGVTELVPAFGRRGAVTDDTQMTLFTVDGLIRAQVRRDTGAWHPPTDVHRAYLRWAATQRDWGPDERKKDDGWLAREEWLYSRRAPGRACLSGLGDEVMGTLEAPKNPDSKGCGAVMRSAPFGLLVGWEPQLVFQLAAECAAQTHGHPTGYLAAGAFAVISHSLARGEVLDGAVQKALAHLATRPGHEETSDALKRALGAVRQGMPTPARVESLGEGWTAEEALAIGVYCALVAEDVRHGLLLAVNHGGDSDSTGAICGNLLGTLHGETALPPDWLVELEGRGTILQLADDFSMEMTQGAALHGPAGSSPGWLARYPRA, encoded by the coding sequence GTGAGCGCAGCGGGAGGCGGCGCCATCTGGGGGCGCGCGGAACAGCAGGACTTCCGCAGCCGGGTGCGCGGCTGTCTGCTCGGCGGCGCCCTCGGCGACGCACTGGGCGCCGGCATCGAATTCGACGCGCTCGACGCGATCCGCACGGCGCACGGCCAGGAGGGCGTCACGGAACTCGTGCCCGCCTTCGGGCGGCGCGGCGCGGTCACCGACGACACCCAGATGACCCTGTTCACCGTGGACGGACTGATCCGGGCGCAGGTCCGCCGCGACACCGGGGCCTGGCACCCGCCGACCGACGTCCACCGCGCCTATCTGCGCTGGGCCGCCACCCAGCGCGACTGGGGCCCGGACGAGCGCAAGAAGGACGACGGCTGGCTCGCCCGGGAAGAGTGGCTCTACTCCCGCCGCGCGCCCGGCCGGGCCTGCCTGAGCGGACTCGGCGACGAGGTGATGGGCACCCTGGAGGCGCCCAAGAACCCGGACTCCAAGGGCTGCGGCGCGGTGATGCGCTCCGCGCCGTTCGGGCTGCTGGTCGGCTGGGAGCCGCAGCTGGTCTTCCAGCTCGCCGCCGAGTGCGCCGCCCAGACCCACGGCCACCCCACCGGCTATCTGGCCGCCGGCGCCTTCGCGGTCATCAGCCACTCACTGGCCCGCGGTGAGGTGCTCGACGGCGCCGTGCAGAAGGCACTGGCGCATCTGGCCACCCGCCCGGGCCACGAGGAGACCTCCGACGCCCTCAAGCGCGCGCTCGGCGCCGTACGGCAGGGGATGCCGACGCCCGCCCGGGTGGAGTCGCTGGGCGAGGGCTGGACGGCCGAGGAGGCGCTGGCGATCGGGGTGTACTGCGCACTGGTCGCCGAGGACGTCCGGCACGGGCTGCTGCTCGCCGTCAACCACGGCGGCGACAGCGACTCCACCGGCGCCATCTGCGGCAATCTGCTGGGCACCCTGCACGGCGAGACGGCGCTGCCGCCGGACTGGCTGGTCGAGCTGGAGGGCCGGGGCACGATCCTGCAGCTGGCCGACGACTTCTCGATGGAGATGACCCAGGGAGCCGCGCTGCACGGCCCGGCCGGATCGTCGCCGGGGTGGCTGGCCCGGTACCCCAGGGCGTAG